The following are from one region of the Chlamydiota bacterium genome:
- a CDS encoding glycosyltransferase family 4 protein has protein sequence MRTTPPRIAYLIADPQLCGGVAVVCQHANRLARRGFDVCIVSTAGADRIDWFPDLRVPVVPLSRLPRGIDAGVATWWETAWELRRLEIPRKCYFVQSDETRFYDSGRCERILARESYRLGYEFLTEARWIQEWLKAEFGQEARHVPNGIDLEIFREADPIVPRGGRPRILIEGPADMPSKGIADAFAAARGLGAEIWYVNYRGEPDPSWRPDRCFSRVPMEGMRRIYSSCDILLKMSRVEGVSGPPLEMMACGGTCVVARATGTDEAVRDGRNALVVEPGDVAGASRALRRLIADPALRRALAAAGQETVRRMDWERSIDLLEEFFLAAPAPPPRGGGAAAGLLAEREAAMAEICVRLKAHRAEIDTLRHELNALRLSKGWRIASALLEARRSPAALLRLPARVASIAWKKPPRRPA, from the coding sequence GTGAGGACGACACCGCCGCGGATCGCCTACCTGATCGCCGACCCGCAACTCTGCGGCGGCGTGGCGGTCGTCTGCCAGCACGCAAACCGTCTCGCGCGCCGCGGCTTCGACGTCTGCATCGTCTCCACGGCGGGGGCGGACCGGATCGACTGGTTCCCGGATCTCCGCGTCCCCGTCGTGCCGCTCTCCCGCCTCCCGCGCGGCATCGACGCGGGCGTGGCCACCTGGTGGGAAACCGCGTGGGAACTCCGGCGCCTGGAGATCCCCCGGAAATGCTACTTCGTCCAGAGCGACGAGACGCGCTTCTACGATTCCGGGCGCTGCGAACGGATCCTCGCCCGGGAGTCGTACCGCCTCGGCTACGAGTTCCTCACCGAGGCGCGCTGGATACAGGAGTGGCTGAAGGCGGAGTTCGGGCAGGAGGCGCGCCACGTTCCCAACGGCATCGACCTCGAGATCTTCCGAGAAGCGGATCCGATCGTCCCGCGGGGCGGGCGCCCGCGCATCCTGATCGAGGGGCCCGCCGATATGCCCTCGAAGGGGATCGCCGACGCGTTCGCGGCCGCGCGGGGGCTCGGCGCCGAGATCTGGTACGTGAACTACCGTGGCGAGCCGGACCCGTCGTGGAGACCGGACCGGTGCTTCAGCCGGGTTCCGATGGAGGGGATGCGGCGGATCTACTCCTCCTGCGACATCCTCCTCAAGATGAGCCGCGTCGAGGGGGTTTCGGGGCCCCCGCTGGAGATGATGGCGTGCGGCGGGACGTGCGTGGTCGCCCGGGCGACGGGCACGGACGAGGCGGTCAGGGACGGAAGGAACGCCCTCGTCGTGGAGCCGGGCGACGTCGCCGGCGCCTCGCGGGCGCTGCGGCGCTTGATCGCGGACCCGGCTTTGCGTCGCGCCCTCGCCGCCGCGGGCCAAGAGACGGTTCGGCGGATGGACTGGGAGCGCTCGATCGACCTGCTGGAGGAGTTCTTCCTCGCGGCGCCCGCCCCGCCCCCGCGCGGAGGCGGCGCCGCGGCGGGGCTCCTGGCCGAGCGGGAGGCGGCGATGGCCGAGATCTGCGTTCGCCTGAAGGCGCACCGGGCGGAGATTGACACGCTCCGGCACGAGCTGAACGCCCTGCGCCTCTCGAAGGGGTGGCGGATCGCCTCCGCCCTCCTCGAGGCGCGCCGGTCACCCGCGGCGCTGCTCCGGCTCCCGGCCCGTGTCGCGTCGATCGCGTGGAAGAAGCCGCCGCGGCGCCCGGCCTGA